From Garra rufa chromosome 19, GarRuf1.0, whole genome shotgun sequence, the proteins below share one genomic window:
- the havcr2 gene encoding hepatitis A virus cellular receptor 1 homolog — translation MIVFLFVISSNIRITTCSESSKLVVGQVGDTVTLPCKYDFNTNGLLNVCWGRHQSWFSCENTVISSDGLQVTYRESNRFSLASGLERGDVSLIIKAAQKRDSGMYVCRIEIPGLFNDISYNVYLFISNGLDPKRVISETQLVPTTANQEKQDATDIYMDEAVAVVHTEDKVEAFIINTIRVGAIVFIPGLIIALLFRLRRSREGTSCRRI, via the exons ATGATTGTTTTTCTCTTTGTCATCTCATCAAATATACGTATAACAA CCTGCAGCGAATCATCAAAACTGGTGGTTGGACAGGTTGGGGACACAGTTACTCTTCCATGTAAATATGACTTTAACACTAATGGCCTATTGAACGTTTGCTGGGGAAGACATCAGTCATGGTTCAGCTGTGAGAACACTGTTATCTCCTCCGATGGCTTGCAAGTGACCTACAGAGAGTCAAATAGATTCAGCTTGGCCAGTGGACTGGAGCGAGGGGATGTTTCACTTATCATAAAGGCTGCTCAAAAGAGAGACTCTGGGATGTACGTGTGCCGTATCGAGATTCCAGGACTTTTCAATGACATTAGTTACAATGTCTATCTGTTTATCAGCAATG GACTGGATCCAAAAAGAGTCATCTCAGAAACACAACTAGTCCCTACAACAGCAAATCAGGAAAAGCAAG ATGCCACTGACATCTACATGGATGAAGCCGTTGCAGTGGTGCATACGGAG GATAAAGTGGAAGCATTCATCATAAATACTATAAGAGTGGGGGCCATTGTCTTCATTCCGGGATTAATCATCGCACTTTTGTTCA